The Sylvia atricapilla isolate bSylAtr1 chromosome 13, bSylAtr1.pri, whole genome shotgun sequence genome includes a region encoding these proteins:
- the RGMA gene encoding repulsive guidance molecule A has product MRPPRERIVVKARAGWMGMGRGAGSTALGLFQILPVFLCIFPSVTSPCKILKCNSEFWAATSGSHHVGAEEAPEFCTALRAYAHCTRRTARTCRGDLAYHSAVHGIDDLMVQHNCSKDGPTSQPRLRTLPPGDSQERSDSPEICHYEKSFHKHSAAPNYTHCGLFGDPHLRTFTDTFQTCKVQGAWPLIDNNYLNVQVTNTPVLPGSSATATSKLTIIFKSFQECVDQKVYQAEMDELPAAFVDGSRNGGDKHGANSLKITEKVSGQHIEIQAKYIGTTIVVRQVGRYLTFAVRMPEEVVNAVEDRDSQGLYLCLRGCPLNQQIDFQAIRSAQATEGRARRKGPSLPAPPEAFTYETATAKCREKLPVEDLYFQSCVFDLLTTGDVNFMLAAYYAFEDVKMLHSNKDKLHLYERTRVLSPGSTAPAGTHPTLWVALLCLCWLCLL; this is encoded by the exons ATGCGGCCGCCAAG GGAGAGGATAGTGGTTAAAGCTCGAGCTGGATGGATGGGTatggggagaggggcaggatccaCAGCCCTGGGACTTTTCCAAATCCTCCCTGTCTTTCTCTGCATCTTCCCTTCAG TGACATCTCCATGCAAGATCCTCAAGTGCAACTCTGAGTTCTGGGCGGCCACGTCGGGCTCGCACCACGTGGGCGCGGAGGAGGCGCCCGAGTTCTGCACGGCGCTGCGGGCGTACGCGCACTGCACCCGCCGCACCGCCCGCACCTGCAGGGGAGACCTGGCCTACCACTCGGCCGTGCATGGCATAGACGATCTCATGGTGCAGCACAACTGCTCCAAGGATGGCCCCACGTCCCAGCCCCGCCTCCGGACATTGCCCCCCGGGGACAGCCAGGAGCGCTCCGACAGCCCCGAGATCTGCCACTACGAGAAGAGCTTTCACAAGCACTCGGCCGCCCCCAACTACACCCACTGCGGGCTTTTTGGGGACCCCCACCTCAGGACTTTCACGGACACTTTCCAGACCTGCAAGGTGCAAGGGGCTTGGCCGCTCATAGACAATAACTACCTGAACGTGCAGGTCACCAACACGCCGGTGCTGCCCGGCTCCTCGGCCACCGCCACCAGCAAG CTCACCATCATCTTCAAGAGCTTCCAGGAGTGCGTGGACCAGAAAGTGTACCAGGCGGAGATGGACGAGCTCCCCGCTGCCTTTGTGGACGGCTCCAGGAACGGAGGGGACAAGCACGGGGCCAACAGCCTGAAGATCACGGAGAAGGTGTCGGGGCAGCACATCGAGATCCAGGCCAAGTACATCGGCACCACCATCGTGGTGCGGCAGGTGGGCCGCTACCTCACCTTCGCCGTGCGCATGCCGGAGGAGGTGGTCAACGCCGTGGAGGACCGGGACAGTCAGGGCCTCTACCTGTGCCTGCGTGGTTGTCCCCTCAACCAGCAGATTGACTTCCAGGCCATCCGCTCGGCCCAGGCCACGGAGGGCCGTGCCCGGAGGAAGGGGCCCAGCCTGCCGGCGCCCCCCGAGGCCTTCACCTACGAAACGGCCACGGCCAAGTGCAGGGAGAAGCTGCCCGTGGAGGACCTCTACTTCCAGTCCTGTGTCTTTGACCTCCTCACCACGGGGGATGTCAACTTCATGCTGGCTGCTTACTATGCCTTTGAGGACGTGAAGATGCTTCACTCCAACAAAGACAAGCTGCACCTCTATGAAAGGACACGGGTGCTGAGCCCGGGCAGCACGGCTCCCGCAGGAACACATCCCACCCTCTGGGtagcactgctgtgtttgtgttggTTGTGCTTGTTATAG